GCTCGCCGAGCAAGCACCAACCTGGCCCTCCTCAAGGCCCCGCATCGAAGCACAACCCTTCTAATCTGCAGCCTCGCGCACCACGGCACAGCCTTTGCAATCTCCCCTCTGCCAACACCACAACAACTCAGCGGAGAGAGCACATGAAGCGACGCAGTCTGATCAAGGCCTTCACCCTCAGCGCATCGATCGCGGCGATGGGCCTGAGCTGGAGCATCCAGGCGGCCGAGACCATCAAGGTCGGCATCCTGCATTCGCTGTCCGGGACCATGGCCATTTCCGAAACGTCACTCAAGGACATGGCGCTGATGACCATCGACGAGATCAACGCCAAGGGCGGGGTCAATGGCAAGCTGCTCGAACCGGTGGTGGTCGACCCGGCCTCGAACTGGCCGCTGTTCGCCGAGAAGAGCCGCCAACTGCTGACTCAGGACAAGGTCGCGGTGGTGTTCGGTTGCTGGACCTCGGTGTCGCGCAAGTCGGTGCTGCCGGTGTTCGAGGAGCTCAACGGGCTGTTGTTCTACCCGGTGCAATATGAAGGCGAGGAGATGTCGCCGAACGTGTTCTACACCGGCGCTGCGCCCAACCAGCAGGCGATCCCGGCGGTGGAATACCTGATGAGCGAAGACGGCGGTGGTGCCAAGCGCTTCTTCCTGCTGGGCACCGACTACGTCTACCCGCGCACCACCAACAAGATCCTGCGCGCTTTCCTGCACAGCAAGGGCGTGGCCGACAAGGACATCGAAGAGGTCTACACGCCGTTCGGCCACAGCGACTACCAGACCATCGTCGCCAACATCAAGAAGTTCTCCGCAGGCGGCAAGACGGCGGTGATCTCCACCGTCAATGGCGACTCCAATGTGCCCTTCTACAAAGAGCTGGCCAACCAGGGCCTGAAAGCCACCGACGTGCCGGTGGTGGCCTTCTCGGTGGGAGAAGAGGAACTGCGTGGCATCGACACCAAGCCGCTGGTCGGCCACTTGGCGGCGTGGAACTACTTCGAGTCGGTGGAAAACCCGGTCAACCAGAAGTTCGTCGCCGACTGGAAAGCCTACGCCAAGGCCAAGGGCCTGCCGGGTGCCGACAAGGCGGTGACCAACGACCCGATGGAGGCCACCTACGTGGGCATCCACATGTGGGCGCAGGCGGCCGAGAAAGCCAAGTCCACCGATGTCGACAAAGTGCGTGAGGCCTTGGCCGGGCAGAGCTTCCAGGCGCCGTCCGGCTTCACCCTGACCATGGACAAGACCAACCACCACCTGCACAAGCCGGTGATGATCGGCGAGATCCAGGAAGACGGGCAGTTCAGTGTGGTCTGGCAGACCGAGCAGCCGCTGCGTGCGCAGCCGTGGAGCCCGTTCATACCAGGCAATGACAAGCGGCCTGACTATGCAGTGAAAGGTAACTGAGTGCATGGGGCCGCTTTGCGGCCCATTCGCGGGCAAGTCGGGGCGCCGAACCGCCGCTCCCACAGATCCCGGGAACACCGCTGAACCTGTGGGAGCGGGCTTGCCCGCGAAGAATCCACCTCCGATTTCCAGGATTGCTCGCATGCTCAGACTCCTGCTCACCCTCCTCCTCCTGCTACCCCTAGCCACTCAGGCCAGCGAGGGCGAATTCTTCCTCGGCGCCAAGCCCGCCGAACAGGCCAGCCTGCTCGAAGGCTGGGCCGCACAACCCGAACCGGCCCGCCTGGCGCTGCTGGAAAACCTGCGCGAAGGGCGCATAGCCGAAGACGACACGCGCAAGGTGCGCCTGAACAATCGCCTGCGCGGCCTGATCGACAACGCCCTGGCCAGCCATCAACTGCTCAGCGCCGACAGCAACCTGCGTCTGGCCGCAGCACGGCAACTGCAAAAAAGCGCGCAACCGGCGCAGATGGCGCTGCTCGACCGTGCCTTCGCCAGCGAACCGGACGCCGCCGTGCACGCCGCCCTGGGCCTCGCCCTGGCCAACCTGCAGCTGGGCGCCAGCGAACCTCGGGTACGCCTGGCCGCAGTGCGCCTGCTCGGGGAAACCGGCGACCCGCTGGCGCGTACCCGTCTGGAAGCTCTGTTGCAGCCTGGCGCAGAACCCGACGCCGGGGTGCGCACCGCCGCCGAGACCAGCCTGGCCCAGGTCCAACGCAAGCTGCTGTTCGGTGAGATCCTCGGCCAGGCGTTCAGCGGCCTGTCCCTGGGTTCGATCCTGCTGCTGGCGGCCTTGGGCCTGGCGATCACCTTCGGCCTGCTCGGGGTGATCAACATGGCCCACGGCGAAATGCTGATGCTCGGTGCCTACAGCACCTACCTGGTGCAGGTGCTGCTGCAGCGCTACGCCCCCGGCGCCATTGAGTTCTACCCACTGATCGCCCTGCCGGTGGCCTTCGCCGTCAGTGCCGGAGTCGGCATGGCGCTGGAACGCACCGTCATCCGCCATCTCTACGGCCGCCCGCTGGAAACCCTGCTGGCGACCTGGGGCATCAGCCTGATCCTGATCCAGGCGGTGCGCCTGCTGTTCGGCGCGCAGAACGTCGAGGTGAGCAACCCGGCGTGGTTGTCTGGCGGCATCCAGGTGCTGCCCAACCTGGTGCTGCCTTACAACCGCCTGGTGATCATCGGCTTCGCCCTGGCAGTGGTGCTGCTCACCTGGCTGCTGCTCAACCGCACACGGTTGGGGCTGAACGTGCGCGCGGTCACGCAGAACCGCAGCATGGCGGCCTGCTGCGGCGTGTCCACCGGGCGCGTCGACATGCTCGCCTTCGGCCTGGGCTCGGGTATCGCCGGGCTGGGCGGGGTCGCCCTGAGCCAGGTCGGCAACGTCGGCCCTGACCTGGGCCAGAGCTACATCATCGACTCCTTCCTGGTGGTGGTGCTCGGCGGCGTCGGGCAACTGGCCGGCAGCCTCTGGGCGGCCTTCGGGCTGGGCATCGCCAACAAGCTGCTGGAACCGCAGATCGGTGCGGTACTCGGCAAGATCCTCATCCTTGCGCTGATCATTCTGTTCATCCAGAAACGCCCGCAAGGCCTGTTCGCCCTCAAGGGACGGGTAATCGACTGATGAACCAGCCACTGCTTGTCACTGCCACGCAAAAGGTCGGGCCACGCCTGTCACTGGCCATCGGCGCCATTGTCATCCTGGTGCTGCTGGCCCTGCCGCTGCTGTCGCTGCTACCTGACGGCCATGCGCTGCAGGTCTCGGCCTACACCCTGACCCTGGTCGGCAAGATCCTTTGCTACGCCATCGTCGCCCTGGCCCTGGACCTGGTCTGGGGCTACGCCGGGCTGCTGTCGCTGGGCCACGGCCTGTTCTTCGCCCTCGGCGGCTATGCCATGGGCATGTACCTGATGCGCCAGGCGGCCGGCGACGGCCTGCCAGGCTTCATGACCTTCCTGTCGTGGAGCGAGCTGCCCTGGTACTGGGCCGGCACCCAGCACTTCGCCTGGGCGCTGTGCCTGGCGGTACTGGCGCCGGGGATGCTGGCACTGGTGTTCGGCTGGTTCGCCTTCCGTTCGCGG
The Pseudomonas putida genome window above contains:
- the urtA gene encoding urea ABC transporter substrate-binding protein, which encodes MKRRSLIKAFTLSASIAAMGLSWSIQAAETIKVGILHSLSGTMAISETSLKDMALMTIDEINAKGGVNGKLLEPVVVDPASNWPLFAEKSRQLLTQDKVAVVFGCWTSVSRKSVLPVFEELNGLLFYPVQYEGEEMSPNVFYTGAAPNQQAIPAVEYLMSEDGGGAKRFFLLGTDYVYPRTTNKILRAFLHSKGVADKDIEEVYTPFGHSDYQTIVANIKKFSAGGKTAVISTVNGDSNVPFYKELANQGLKATDVPVVAFSVGEEELRGIDTKPLVGHLAAWNYFESVENPVNQKFVADWKAYAKAKGLPGADKAVTNDPMEATYVGIHMWAQAAEKAKSTDVDKVREALAGQSFQAPSGFTLTMDKTNHHLHKPVMIGEIQEDGQFSVVWQTEQPLRAQPWSPFIPGNDKRPDYAVKGN
- the urtB gene encoding urea ABC transporter permease subunit UrtB gives rise to the protein MLRLLLTLLLLLPLATQASEGEFFLGAKPAEQASLLEGWAAQPEPARLALLENLREGRIAEDDTRKVRLNNRLRGLIDNALASHQLLSADSNLRLAAARQLQKSAQPAQMALLDRAFASEPDAAVHAALGLALANLQLGASEPRVRLAAVRLLGETGDPLARTRLEALLQPGAEPDAGVRTAAETSLAQVQRKLLFGEILGQAFSGLSLGSILLLAALGLAITFGLLGVINMAHGEMLMLGAYSTYLVQVLLQRYAPGAIEFYPLIALPVAFAVSAGVGMALERTVIRHLYGRPLETLLATWGISLILIQAVRLLFGAQNVEVSNPAWLSGGIQVLPNLVLPYNRLVIIGFALAVVLLTWLLLNRTRLGLNVRAVTQNRSMAACCGVSTGRVDMLAFGLGSGIAGLGGVALSQVGNVGPDLGQSYIIDSFLVVVLGGVGQLAGSLWAAFGLGIANKLLEPQIGAVLGKILILALIILFIQKRPQGLFALKGRVID